In Lysinibacillus sp. 2017, the DNA window TGTTGCGGATTTATCATATGGTACAGATTCAAAAGTATTCGGTGAAGGAAGCAGTGCCGTTGTATTTGGAGAATGGGCGCAAGTGGAAGTTGCTTTAAAGGAGCATGCTGAAAAAATTGAAGACTATGTTGTAGAGAGCGATCGCCGTAACTCAGGTGTACCATTATTAGATACGAAATATGTGAACGCACGTATCGAGCCAGGTGCAATTATCCGTGACCAAGTAACTATAGGGGATAATGCGGTCATTATGATGGGTGCCATTATTAATATTGGTGCTGAAATTGGCGCGAAAACGATGATTGATATGGGCTGTGTGCTTGGGGGACGTGCAACAGTTGGCGAAAACTGCCATATTGGTGCGGGAACGGTGTTAGCAGGTGTTGTTGAACCACCAAGTGCGTTGCCAGTTGTTGTAGAAGATGATGTCGTAATTGGTGCGAATGCCGTGGTATTAGAAGGCGTTCGTATTGGGCAAGGTGCTGTGGTTGCAGCGGGTGCTATCGTGATCAAAGATGTAGAGCCCTATACCGTTGTAGCAGGTGTCCCAGCTCGAGAAATTAAAAAGCTTGATGAAAAAACGAAATCAAAAACAGAGATTATCGATTCATTAAGAAATTTATAAGAGGGTGTAGAGCATCATGAATGAGCTTATTCAAATTCGAAGAGCATTACATCAAATTCCAGAAATCGGCTTTCAAGAATTTAAAACGCAGCGCTATATTTTAACTTTTTTAAAGCAACTACCACAACAACATTTACAAATAACAACATGGAAAACAGGGGTTGTCGTATTTATTCAAGGGACAAATCCAACGAAATGTATTGGTTGGCGTACGGATATGGATGGACTGCCTGTAAAAGAGGAGACTTTCCTCCACTTTTCTTCTCAGCATGAAGGATTTATGCACGCTTGTGGGCATGATTGCCATATGACCATTGCGCTAGGGCTTGTAGAAGCGTTTGTGCATAAGCAGCCAATGCAAAATGTGGTCTTCTACTTCCAACCAGCTGAAGAGGGTCCTGGAGGTGCTGAGCCAATGCTTAATTGGTTAAGGCAAGAACAGCCGCATCTGGTAGCAGATGAAATCTATGCATTACATATCGCACCTGAATACCCCGTAGGAACCGTTGCAACGAAGCCTGGTTTACTTTTTGCTAATACATCTGAATTATTTATCGATTTAAAAGGTGTTGGTGGCCATGCTGCATTCCCTCATAAAACAAGGGATATGACGGTAGCGGCAGCAAATTTAATCATGCAGCTACAAACAATCATTAGTCGAAATGTCAATCCACTAGATAGCGCTGTTATTACGATTGGTAAAATGACTTCGGGAACTGTACAAAATGTCATTGCGGAAAATGCTCGACTTGAAGGAACGATTCGCACGTTAAATGCAGAAGCAATGGCTGAAGTAAAACGCCGTATCGAAGCAATTTGCACAGGGATTGAAGCCGCCTTTGAATGCACGGTTACGATTGATTATGGTTCGATGTATTATGAAGTGAACAATGATGAAACCTGCGCAAGACAGCTACTTGAGTTTGCAAATAGCTTTGAAGGCGCTAGTGCATACGAATGTCCAGCAGCGATGACGGGTGAAGACTTTGGGTACTTTATTAAAGACATTCCAGGTGCAATGTTTTGGTCAGGTGCCAACTGTGAGTACGGCTTACACCATGCAAAAATAAGTCCAGATGAAGCATTGTTAGCGTTTAATGTAAACTTTGTAGAGCAATTTATTCGTGAATTCTAAAATAACTGCTATGTACCCATTTAACTGTAGAGGTTGAATGGGTATTTTTTTATATAACTTATTTTTTATTGGTTCATCATCGGAAGTTGTGCATGACATCTAGGATTCAAAGTGATTCCTTTTTAATCAAGTCCGTTCTGCTACGCTACGGGGGACGCTTTCCTGGGGGCGTGGCTCCATCTAACTTGTTACTTGCCTCTACGGCGGCAAGCAACAAGTGGATATTCCGCTCACGCTTAATCCCCCAAGGAGTCGCCCCCTGCGCTTCGCGTCACTCCATTTGACCAGGTTAAATGCATGACACTTTGAATTGGCGGGCCTTGCATGCGGGCATTAAAGACAGTAGTATGGGCACGTACCACGTGGCCATAATGCGGTCATGCCGTAGCCTGCCAATAGCTAGACAAACTAATAAAGAAAAAATCATCCCCAACTTATAGTGATGAGCCATAAAATGGGATTGAAACTTTATATGGTTGAATTCGTATAATGTTAGAAAGGGAGGTGGCTTTTATTTTGAAAAAAATCATCGCATTTATGGCTGTTTTCTTATTCTTGATCCCTGTAATAACAGCATCTGCGGAAATGAAGATTAACGTAGACTATGGTTTAAATGGACAAGGAAAGCAAGACATGCCACTTGGGGTAACGATTACGATTGAAAATGATGAGCAACCGTTTGATGGGGAGCTATTGACGACATATCCTAGCAATTATTTATTACAAACGGGTCAAGTCTTTCGATTAAAACTCGAACCACACGAAAAATATTCGGAATTTTTCGTAATTGATAGCTATCCCTATCAATTATATAACCAAAAATCGAAATCATTTGTACATGTATATGAGGGGAGTTTAGAAAAAGGGGATAAATATAAAAATTTTCAACTCAAAAATTCTGAGCCTAAGCTTTATTCGTATGACACACATGTAGTCGGTATTTTAGGACTAAAGGATGTATCAAAGGCACTTCAAAAATTACGTGTAATAAAAGGGAATGCTAATTTAGAAGTTCAATATTTTCCTATGGATACCGTACAAACAATTACCGATGTCCGTCAATTAGCTTTTATTAATACGTTAATTTTAGCAGAGCCACTTAAACTTTATGATGAGGAGCAGCTTCAGATTCTTGTCAGTTGGATGAAAAATGGCGGTCAACTAATTGTTGATCAGGATGTAACATTTACACCAATGAAAGAGTTTGCTGCGTTACAAGCAAGCGAAGGTGCTACAAAGACAACGGTTTCAACTCAAAGTTTAGAACAGTTTTCGCGTGAAGGGACATTTCAGTCTGATTTACCACTTGTGAAGAAGGATGCCTTAGAAAATTCGGAGCTGTTTGAAGTAGATGGTCTAATCCTTGCTGCAAAGCGTCCGGTAGGAATGGGTTCGCTTATACAGACAGCATTTTCTTTAACAGATCCAGTGCTATTAACGTCAGATGGCTATGCTAACTTACTAGCACAAATGATGAATCTTCAAACACCAATGTATTCGAATTCAGCAGAAATTGAAATGTCTAATACGGTCGCATCAGTAAATGAGCTCTTTCCTGCTTTTGAATTTTCAATGTGGAAAATTTTAGCCGTGCTCATCGTGTATATATTAGTGATTGGTCCAATTTTGTACTTTATTTTAAAGAAAAAAGATAAGCGAGAGTATGCATGGTGGATTATTCCTGCAATAGCTGTTGTCTTTTCACTTGGGTTATTTTTCATCGGAGCGCGTGATCGTATTGCGCAGCCGCAAATTCAACAAACGGCTGTTATCAAAGTAGGGGAGCAATCGCAGCAATACTTTGTTCAGTCCTTACTTTCAAATCGTAGCGGAGATTATGAATTTGAATTTGGAAAAGAGCTCGATGTAACGGTTTACGGCAATGATTTTTCGAATTTACATGATTTCCAGAATGGTCGATGGAGCTATGTGAAAAATGAGGGTGACAAAAAACAATTACTATTAAAAAATGTCCCGTATTGGGATGTTGAGACGATTGTAGGGAAGGGTGCCATCGATGTTGGCCAATTTAACGTTGATTTAACGAATGAAAATAGAACATTAGTTGGTACCATCACAAACAACTTTGATGTCGATGTAACGAATGTGCAAATTTGGACGGGTGCGGAGCTAGTAACGATTGGTGATATGAAACGCGGTGAGACGACAACCGTTAATAAGACGATGCAACTTGCTGTATTATTACCAACTGTACTTCCAAATAACACAATGTACACAACACCAACACCTGAGACAATAGATACAGAACGAAAAAATCGATTAATAGCCCTTGCTCAAAGTATAATCGCAAGTGAGCAGTCACCAGCAATTATCGCCAATGCCAAAGACATCACGTATGGCGCTACACTAACGAAAAAGGCAACAACAGAATCGACAACTTTACTTGTCCAGCCATTTACAGCAACTACTCAATTTACGGGTGAACTGATTTTAACGGAACAAGCCTTCCTCGTTTCACTGAATTCTGAAATGTATGGTGGGATGAGAGACCAAACCGTAACAAGTTTAAAAGATTGGTATTTTGATCCCGGTGAATATGAAGTGACCTATAAATTGCCACAACAATTAAAAGCAGAACCGATGAACTGGTCGGAACTTCACTATGAGGTTGATGAATCATTTATGAAGGCACAAATTTGGAATGTATCAACGAATGAATATGAGCCATTTTCGTCGCAGTTTTCAACACAAGAGGTATCGAATTATTTGAAACAAGGGGAAATACGCTTCAAATGGACGATTTCAGAAAATATTTATAATCGTACATTTACTTCTCCAATAATCCAGCTGAAAGGAGCGCATGAATTATGATTGAATTTCAGCATGTAAAGAAGAGCTACAATACGGTTCAAGCGCTAAAGGATTTAACCTTAACGATTAAAAAAGGAACGATTTATGGATTTGTTGGGGCAAACGGTGCAGGTAAATCAACAGCGTTTTCTATTTTAGCCACACTCATTCCACCAACGTCTGGCGATGTACTCGTCAACGGGAAAAGTGTTTTAACGAATGCGCATGATGTGCGAGCACTCATTGGTTATATGCCGGATTTTTTTGGAGTATATGATCAACTTAAAGTAGAAGAGTACTTAGACTTTTACGGTGCGGCCTATGCATTGCCTTCAAGTGTTCGTAAAGAAAAAATCACACAGTTATTAGCACTTGTCAGATTGTCTGAGAAACGACAGGAATACGTGGACGATTTATCGCGCGGGATGAAGCAAAGACTTTGTTTAGCAAGAACATTAATGCATGACCCTGACGTATTAATCTTAGATGAGCCCGCATCAGGTTTAGATCCGAGGGCACGTGTTGAAATGCGTGATATTTTGAAGGATTTAAAAAGACTAGGGAAAACGATTTGCATTAGCTCGCATATTTTACCAGAGCTCGCGGAAGTTTGTGATGAAATTGGCGTTTTACATGAAGGAAAATTAATCGCAAGTGGTAATATTTCAGAAATTCAAGCGCAGTTACAAGCGGAGAAATGGATCACGTTGCAAACTGTTAGTGACTTACAGCAAGCACAGCAGTTTTTCATGTCACAACCAAATGTGAGCAATGTGTCAATTCAAGAACTTGGGCAGACGTTAACCTTTGCATTTAGCGGAGGGAACATGGAGCAAGCAAACTTACTAAAGTCGGCCATTGAAGCAACCATTCAAATTACATCATTTGAAGTGCAAAAGAAAAATTTAGAAGATGTTTTCATGGTAATTACAGAGGAGGTCATGCAGCATGAACAATAAACCTTTTAATCCTGTATTACTAAAAGAACTAAAGCTACGATTCCGTAATGCGAAAAGCTTCTCGAGTTTAGCCTTTTATTTAATCGCGTTAACAATTTTTATAGTGGCCTATTTTATCATCGTGACGGGCATTATGGGCAATGGGTATATTCAACCTCAAACGAGCTTTATTTTATTTTGTTGCTTAACGATGTTGCAAATGGGGCTATTACTATTTATGGCACCTGCACTTACGGCGGGTTCGATTAGTACCGAACGTGAAAAACAAACGCTTAATATGTTATTAACGACGACTCAAACGTCGACACAAATCATCATAGGAAAACTAATGGCATCACTCGCATTTTTAGTGGTGATGTTAATCGCAACTTTACCGATGTATAGTGTGTTGTTTTTATTCGGTGGCGTATCACCCAAAATGCTCGGCTCGGTATTTTTAATCTTTTTATTAACCGTATTTGCGGTAGGAAGTGTCGGTATTTTGATTTCGACCGTGACGAAAAAGACGATTGTTTCGATGATTTCAACGTATGGTGTGACGATCTTTTTAGCCTTATTTACAGCTATCTTTTTTGCGGTAGGCATGGTGAATCATGTAGTAGATCAGTCGGCCAATGTTTCGTATTTTTGGATTAGCTTAAATCCATTTGCTGTTGCATTAAGCATTATTTCCCCGGATATCGCGATTGGCATTAAAGAAGTAACGCAAGTCGAACTATCACCGATTTTACTATATTGCATTGCCTATATGTTAATAGGAATTATTAGCTTATGGATTGCGGTAAGGAAATTAAGAGAGACAAAATAAAAAACTGCGCAATTCGAGTTAAAGAATTGCGCAGTTTTTCACGATGATTTCATTAAATGAGGTGCCTTTTTTGATGTCCAAGTAAAAGCTAAAATGAAGCAACCAACTAATACAACTGTTCCTAAGATATAAGGGGAGTCGGGATTCCACTCGAATAATATTCCAGCAAGTGCAGGGCCAAACATATTACCTAAACTCATGTAGGCATTGTTCATTCCCGCTGCAAATCCTTGTTCTTGCCCAGCTAACTTAGAAATGAGTGTATTAACGGCAGGTCGGATAAACGTCGTTGCAATCGAGAATAATGTAGCCACAACTAAAATAACGAAGAAGCCACTAATATAAATGACACATAGCATCATAACAGCTGCGACTAACAAGTTGACTAAAATCACTTTCATTTCGCCGAATCGTTTAAACAATTTATTGACAATAAACATTTGAAGTATGACACCTGCGAAACCACCAACTGTTAAGATGATCGCAATATCTGTCGGTGTGTAGTTAAATTTACCATTTAGATATAAAGCAAGTGTTGCTTGGAAATTAGCAATTCCGAAGCTAAATGTGAATACAACGATCAAAAAGATAAAATACGAGGTTTTCACAGAACGAGCTAGCTGTTTGACTATATTTTCGCGTGGTGCAGAAACTTTGTTATTCTTCACATTTGGTAAAAAGATTGCTGAAAGAATAGCTGCAATTAATGCGACAACGCCAGCTAAATAAAAGGGAAATGTTAAATTAACATTCGCTAAAAAGCCCCCAATACCAGGTCCTATCATAAAGCCTAGAGACATCGCAGCCCCAATCATACCCATGCCCTTGCCACGTTCTTCATAGGTTGTAATATCAGCAACGAATGCCATAATCGGTGGCATAATAAAGGCCGCGCCAACACCACTTAAAAATCGAGCTAAAAATAAAATCCAAACTTCCGATGCCATGCCAAATAAAATTTGGGAACAGCCATAAAGAACGAGCCCATAAACGATAAAGCGTTTACGGCCATGACGGTCAGATAAATCACCTGCAACGGGGGATAGTAAAAATTGTGCGAGTGCAAAGCTCGCAATTAAAAAGCCAAGCACTTGTCCACCTACGCCGAAAACTTGTAAATAAGCAGGCATCACGGGAACAATAATGCCGATACCTCCCATTGTGATAAACATATTAAACATTAATAAGTAAAGTGCAAGCTTGTTTGATTTTTGCTCCATATTCGCCAGCCTTTCAAATGAACGATTTCGATTTTTAAAATGAATATTTTTCCAATAGCATACCATATTGTAACGGCATTATCGATAAAAATCATCCTCCTATTGACTGATGTTATAAGCATATAATCAAGCATAAAATTAAATTGGCCATAAAAAAACCGATCGTATCTTGTGAAAGAAGAGTGCGATCGGGTTTTTTTATTAACGTAAGCTCATTTTAAATTCTAAGAAGTGTTCGTTGTATTTACCTAACCATTCTAGGCCCAGGTTTTCGTATACTTCTAACTTTTCGCGTTGTTCATGCGTTGGGTAGAAGCGTTCATCATTGATTACCTCTTCATCTAATAATGCCCATGCTGCTTCGTTTGGCGATGAATAGCCAACATAATCTGCATTTTGTGCTGCGTTTTCAGGATCTAACATAAAGTTAATGAACTTATGTGCACCAGCTACATTTTTCGATGTTTTCGGAATGACCATGTTATCAAAGAAAATATTTGAACCTTCATAAGGTGTAGCAAAATCTAGTTCTTCATTTTCCCATAGCATATCGGCTGCTTGACCAGACCAAGTTAGTGCGACAGCAGCTTCGTTTTTGACCATAAGTGGTGTAATTTCATCACCGATAATGGCTTTTACGTTTGGTGTTAAAGAAATTAGTTTATCTGTCGCTTCACTTAAAAGCACATCATCTTTCACGTTTAATGAATGTCCAATCGAGTTTAAGCCCATCCCGATCACCTCACGAGAGCTGTCTACTAAAAATAGTTTGCCTTTTAATGAAGGGTCCCATAAATCTTCCCACGACTCGAATGTTAAATGGTCCTCAATTAAGTTTGGATTATAAACAATCCCAACCGTTCCCCAAAAATAAGGGATAGAATATTCATTGCCTTTATCGAATGATAAATCTAAAAAGTCTCCATTAATATTAACTAAGTTCGGTACTAACTTATGATCGATTGGAATAAGTAAATCTTTTTCCTTCATCGATTCAATTGTATATTCTGAAGGCACGGCGATATCATATGCCGAACCACCTTGCTCAATTTTTGTCATCATTGCTTCATTTGAATCGAATGTTTCATAGGTAACTTTAATTCCTGTTTCCTCTTCAAATTTATCGATTAACTCAGGGTCGATATATTCACCCCAGTTAAAAATGGTTAATGTATCTTTGCTACCTGCGCTACCTTTCGATTGCATTTGATCTGCTACAACAAATAATAGGGCGCAGACAATGATAATTGCAATGGTAGCTTTAACTAAATCTCTCATCGTTGTCCCTCCGCAGCATTAGATTTTGTACGTTTACTAATGAAGTAATACCCGATAACGATTATTAACGTCACCGCGAATACTAAACCAGAAATGGCGTTTACTGTTAAGGAAATACCAGCACGAGCCATCGAATAAATTTCAACTGATAATGTACTGAAGCCATTACCTGTTACGAAGAATGTCACGGCGAAATCATCTAATGAATACGTTAATGCCATGAAGAATCCAGCGAAAATACCTGGTGCAATATACGGTAAAATAACACGTGTTAACACATCACGCTTCGTTGCACCTAAATCGCGTGCTGCATCAAGTAAAGAAGTGTTCATTTCTAATAATTTTGGCAATACCATTAAAACAACAATGGGCACACTAAATGCCACATGTGATACAAGAACGGATGCAAAGCCTAATTTAACTCCAACCATTGTGAATAAAATTAAGAAGCTTGCCCCGATAACAACGTCTGGTGAAACGATTAGTACATTGTTTAAAGAGAGCAATGTATTGCGCATTTTTTTATCTTTAATCGAAACAATCCCAATGGCACCAAGTGTACCAATAACCGTTGCGATTAATCCTGATAGTAAGGCAACAATAACCGTATTAATTAAAATAACAATCAGGCGTGAATCTGCAAATACCGCTTTGTAATGTTCTAATGTGAACGATTCAAAGTTATTCATATTGCCGCCACTATTGAATGAATAAAAAATTAAATAGAAGATAGGCGCATATAGAATGACGAATATTAAAACTAAATAGGCTTTAGAAGCTGCTGATAATTTTTTCATTATGCGCGGCCTCCTTTAGATTTTTGCTTTGTTACAAGCATTGTTAAAATCATGAATAAAATTAAGAATACCGCAATCGTAGAACCCATACCCCAGTTTTGAGAGACAAGGAATTGTTGCTCAATGGCAGTACCTAACGTAATTACTTGGTTACCAGCGATTAAACGCGTAATCATGAATAATGATAATGCCGGAATAAATGTAACTTGAATCCCTGATTTTACACCGTCAATAGTTAATGGAAAAATGACACGACGGAAAGTAGTCCAGCTTGAAGCTCCTAAATCTCGAGCAGCGAAAACAAGTGATGGATTCATTTTATCTAATGAGTTGAATATTGGAATAATCATAAACGGAATGAAGATGTAGACCGATACGAATACGAAACTGAAATCTGTAAATAAAATTTGCTTAGGATCAAAGCCGAACACTTTAATCATCGCGTTAATTGGACCACTTAATCCAAAAATTCCAATGAAAGCATAAGTTTTTAATAATAAGTTAATCCAAGACGGGATAATGATTAACATTAACCAAAGCTGCTTGTTTTTTGTTTTTGTTAAAAGATAAGCAGTAGGGTAGGCAAATAATAACGTAAAGACCGTAATTAAAAACGCATACCAGAAACTACTTAACGTCATTTTTAAATAAACGGGCGTGAAGAATTTCACATAGTTGGCAAGTGTGAAGTCACCATTTAAATCTAACACTGAATAGTAAACGATTAATGCGATTGGTGCGATTACGAATAAAAGTATCCAGAATAGATAAGGAATTAACGGTCCCTTTGCTGTTTTTTTATTCATCGTCTTCATCACCATATGCTTCTAAACGTTTGTCGAAGTCCTCTTCTGTTTCGTTTAAGCGCATGACGTGAATTGCTTCAGGGTCAAAATCTAACCCGATCTCTTCGCCAACGTCAGCTTTTTTCAGTGAGTGCACTAACCATTCATTGCCGTCTTTATCGTAAGTAGATAACTCATAGTGAACACCGCGGAATAATTGCGTATCCACTGTTACGATTAATTTCCCTTTATTAGGTGTTGTAATTTCTAAATCTTCTGGACGGATGACGATATCGATTTTTTCGTTTGACTTCATCCCACCATCGACACATTCGAATTCTTTGCCAGCGAATTTAACTTTATAGTCTTCGATCATAATGCCATCTACGATATTAGATTCACCGATGAAATCTGCAACAAAGCGGTTAATTGGCTCATCGTAAATATCAACTGGCGTACCTGATTGCTTAATTTCACCATTAGATAGAACGAAAATTTCATCACTCATTGCAAGTGCTTCTTCTTGGTCATGCGTAACGAATACGAATGTTTTTCCAAGACGTTGTTGTAATTCACGTAACTCATATTGCATTTCCGTACGCAATTTTAAGTCCAAAGCCGATAATGGCTCATCTAGTAAGATTACTTCCGGGTCATTAACGATGGCACGTGCAATGGCAACACGTTGGCGTTGGCCACCAGACATTTCTGAAATTTCACGGTTGCCATAGCCTGCTAAGTTTACAAATTTTAATGCTTCTTGGACACGTCGCTGTACTTCTGCTTCTTTTACTTTCTTTATACGTAAACCGAACGCGACATTCTCAAATACATTTAAGTGAGGGAATAGAGCGTAATCTTGGAATACTGTGTTTACTTGACGTTCATTGGCAGGTACGTCATTAATGCGTCTTCCATCGAAATAAACATCGCCTGTAGAAGCGTCTGTAAAGCCTGCGATAATACGTAAAATAGTCGTTTTCCCACAACCAGATGGTCCTAGTAATGTATAAAACTTACCACGTTCTAATTCAAAATTAATATTTTTTAATACAACTGTACCGTCATCATATGATTTTGTGACATTTTCAAAGCGAATAATTGTGTTATCCATACAAAAGCCTCCTAAGCCTTATAAATAAGATTGTGTTGCGACTAATAGTAATTTTGTAATTCCATTGTGCGCATTAAAAATTTGATGATTCGAAGATGCTTCGTAATAGACAGCATGACCTTCCCCTGCGATATATTCGTCATTGCCTAGAACAACACGAATTCTTCCGTTTATAACATAAATGAATGTTTCTGCTAATGATGGAGCAAACTCTTTAAATTCTGCATCCTTTTGAAGTGTAATGAAAACAGGTTCCATTTCTTTTTCATTTGATGTTGGAATTAACCATTCGATTTCATATTTTTTTTCATGATCAATAAAGCTTGTTTGGTCATCTTTCGTAAAAACAATTTTTTCATTTTTCTGTTCATCATCAAAAAAGTCTCGCGGTGAGCACCCGAGAACTTCTAATAAATTGAATAAAGTTTCAATTGATGGTGAGTTTAGATCTCGTTCAAGTTGAGAAATGTATCCTTTTGTTAAGTCTGTTCGTTCACCAAGTTCTTCTTGGGTTAGCCCTTTTTTAATGCGAAGGGCCTTGATCTTATTGCCAATTTGCATATAATCACGCTCCACTAGTAGTTTACTTCTGTTAAACTCTAAGTATGGAAGTTTACTTTAACAAAACTTTAAGTTTACGAAAACAATAATAATTATACATAATGTATACAGAATTTCAAGTATAATAATGGTATTAAAAAATAAATATTCTTTTAGAAATAAAATCATTTGTCATTTCACGGAAATTGAGAGGCATCATATGCTAACTTGAGGAGGAGATAAATTGAAGATTCGAACGCCAATGCCTAGCTTAGATGGAGATGAGCTAATTATTAATGAAAGGGCATTAACAAAGGATATTTCGAATATAACACTCATTTATTTTTGGTCGATTAGCTGTAATCAATGTGAGACTTCGATTATAAAACTAAA includes these proteins:
- a CDS encoding ABC transporter permease encodes the protein MNKKTAKGPLIPYLFWILLFVIAPIALIVYYSVLDLNGDFTLANYVKFFTPVYLKMTLSSFWYAFLITVFTLLFAYPTAYLLTKTKNKQLWLMLIIIPSWINLLLKTYAFIGIFGLSGPINAMIKVFGFDPKQILFTDFSFVFVSVYIFIPFMIIPIFNSLDKMNPSLVFAARDLGASSWTTFRRVIFPLTIDGVKSGIQVTFIPALSLFMITRLIAGNQVITLGTAIEQQFLVSQNWGMGSTIAVFLILFMILTMLVTKQKSKGGRA
- a CDS encoding helix-turn-helix domain-containing protein; translation: MQIGNKIKALRIKKGLTQEELGERTDLTKGYISQLERDLNSPSIETLFNLLEVLGCSPRDFFDDEQKNEKIVFTKDDQTSFIDHEKKYEIEWLIPTSNEKEMEPVFITLQKDAEFKEFAPSLAETFIYVINGRIRVVLGNDEYIAGEGHAVYYEASSNHQIFNAHNGITKLLLVATQSYL
- a CDS encoding ABC transporter ATP-binding protein; this translates as MDNTIIRFENVTKSYDDGTVVLKNINFELERGKFYTLLGPSGCGKTTILRIIAGFTDASTGDVYFDGRRINDVPANERQVNTVFQDYALFPHLNVFENVAFGLRIKKVKEAEVQRRVQEALKFVNLAGYGNREISEMSGGQRQRVAIARAIVNDPEVILLDEPLSALDLKLRTEMQYELRELQQRLGKTFVFVTHDQEEALAMSDEIFVLSNGEIKQSGTPVDIYDEPINRFVADFIGESNIVDGIMIEDYKVKFAGKEFECVDGGMKSNEKIDIVIRPEDLEITTPNKGKLIVTVDTQLFRGVHYELSTYDKDGNEWLVHSLKKADVGEEIGLDFDPEAIHVMRLNETEEDFDKRLEAYGDEDDE